The Procambarus clarkii isolate CNS0578487 unplaced genomic scaffold, FALCON_Pclarkii_2.0 HiC_scaffold_173, whole genome shotgun sequence nucleotide sequence atcgcaGGCGCTCCACAttttttggagacaaagcctagatactggcgttatccctgacatactaaaaacagcagagatagcaccactccataaaggaggaaataaggcagagacaaaaaattacagaccgatagcactaacatcacacacaaaaaattttttgagagagtgctgagaagtaagatcacaaaatacatggaatcacagcatctccataaccccggacaacatggtttcagaacagggcgctcttgcctgtcacagttgctggaccactatgatatggcattagatgctatggaagacaaacaaaacgctgatgaaatttacacagatttcgcaaaagcttttgataaatgtgaccatggtgttattgcacataaaatgcgttcaaaaggaattaccggaaaaataggcagatggatctacaatttcctgactaacagaacccaatgtgtaatagtcaacaaaataaaatccagaacatcgaccgtgaagagctcagtcccccagggtactgtgcttgctacaGTACTTTTtcccatcctcatatcggacatagacaaggacacaacctatagcattgtatcatcctttgcagatgacactaggatttttatgagagtagacaacatagaggacacggcaaacctccaatcagatgtcaatcaggtctttcaatgggctacagaaaaaaatattgtgtttaacgaagataagttccagctcatgcgctatggaaaaaaataaaaatataaaaacagaaaccacgtacaaactcaggcaaatcataacaacgaaaaagcaatgtaaaggatctgggtgtactcatgtcggaagaccttaccttgacagaacacaataaagtagccgtcacaactgcaagaaaattgacaggttggataacaagaacctttcacactagagatgccaatgatgatactctttaAGACACTAGTATGGAATACTTTTGCACAATAACATcctctttcaaagctggagaaattgctgacctggagagcgtgcagagatcctctactgctagaatccactcagtaaaacatctaaactatttgaACCGACTAAAAGCCCTAAATCTgatttctcttgagcgcaggcgggagagatacataataatttacacgtggaaaatattagaggggctggtcccaaacctgcacacagaaataacatcacatgagaccagaaggcatggcaggatgtgcagaatacccccgttgaaaagcagaggtgcaataggtactctgagagagaactctatcaacatcagaggcccgagactgttcaacacgcttccactgcacataaggggcataactggctgacccctcacagtgttcaagagagaactatcaacatcagaggcccgagactgttcaacacgcttccactacacataagggacataactggccgaccatcACATTgtacaagagagaactatcaacatcagaggcccgagactgttcaatacgcttccactacacataagggacataactggccgacccctcacagtgttcaagagagaactatcaacatcagaggcccgagactgttcaacacgcttccactacacataagggacataactggccgacccctcacagtgttcaagagagaactatcaacatcagaggcccgagactgttcaacacgcttccactgcacataaggggcataactggctgacccctcacagtgttcaagagagaactatcaacatcagaggcccgagactgttcaacacgcttccactacacataagggacataactggccgaccatcacattgttcaagagagaactatcaacatcagaggcccgagactgttcaatacgcttccactacacataagggacataactggccgacccctcacagtgttcaagagagaactatcaacatcagaggcccgagactgttcaacacgcttccactacacataagggacataactggccgacccctcacagtgttcaagagagaactatcaacatcagaggcccgagactgttcaacacgcttccactacacataagggacataactggccgaccctcacagtgttcaagagagaactatcaacatcagaggcccgagactgttcaacacgcttccactacacataagggacataacttgccgaccctcacagtgttcaagagagaactatcaacatcagaggcccgagactgttcaacacgcttccactacacataagggacataactggccgaccactcgcagtgttcaagagagaactatcaacatcagaggcccgagactgttcaacacgcttccactacacataagggacataactggccgacccctcacagtgttcaagagagaactatcaacatcagaggctcgagactgttcaacacgcttccactacacataagggacataactggccgaccactcgcagtgttcaagaaagaacttgaaaaaacacctccaaagaatacctgatgaaccaggctgtgactcatacgtcaggctgcgagcagctgcgttcaacagcctggtagaccagtccagcaacgaagagGTCTGgttgaggaccgagccgcgggcacGCTAATCCCcgaatcatcgcaagataacctcaaggtaaggtgttcACACACAGTGGCACTATAGAGCATGTACAGCTATAGTGTTCACATACAGTGCCACTATAACCATGCTCTACCTCATGGTTGATGGTCTACCTCATGGTTGATGGTCTACCTCATGGTTGATGGTCTACCTCATGGTTGATGGTCTACCTCACTACCTCATGGTTGATGGTCTACCTCATGGTTGATGGTCTACCTCATGGTTGATGGTCTACCTCATGGATGATGGTCTACCTCACTACATCATGGTTAATGGTCTACCTCATGGTTGATGGTCTACCTCACTACCTCATGGTTGATGGTCTACCCCACTACCTCATGGTTGATGGTCTACCTCATGGTTAATGGTCTACCTCATGGCTGATGGTCTACCTCACTACCTCATGGTTGATGGTCTACCTCACTACCTCATGGTTGATGGTCTACCTCATGGTTGATGGTCTACCTCACTACCTCATGGTTGATGGTCTACCTCACTACCTCATGGTTGATGGTCTACCTCACTACCTCATGGTTGATGGTCTACCTCACTACCTCATGGTTGATGGTCTACCTCATGGTTGATGGTCTACCTCACTACCTCATGGTTGATGGTCTACCTCACTACCTCATGGTTGATGGTCTACCTCATGGTTGATGGTCTACCTCATGGTTAATGGTCTACCTCATGGTTGATGGTCTACCTCACGGTTGATGGTCTACCTCATGGTTGATGGTCTACCTCATGGTTGATGGTCTACCTCACTACCTCATGGTTGATGGTCTACCTCACTACCTCATGGTTGATGGTCTACCTCACTACCTCATGGTTGATGGTCTACCTCACTACCTCATGGTTGATGGTCTACCTCATGGTTGATGGTCTACCTTACTACCTCATGGTTGATGGTCTACCCCACTACCTCATGGTTGATGGTCTACCTCACTACCTCATGGTTGATGGTCTACCCCACTACCTCATGGTTGATGGTCTACCTCATGGTTGATGGTCTACCTCATGGTTAATGGTCTACCTCATGGTTGATGGTCTACCTCATGGTTGATGGTCTACCTCATGGTTGATGGTCTACCTCACTACCTCATGGTTGATGGTCTACCTCACGGTTGATGGTCTACCTCACTACCTCATGGTTGATGGTCTACCTCACTACCTCATGGTTGATGGTCTACCTCACTACCTCATGGTTGATGGTCTACCTCACTACCTCATGGTTGATGGTCTACCTCACTACCTCATGGTTGATGGTCTACCTCATGGTTGATGGTCTACCTCATGGTTGATGGTCTACCTCATGGTTGATGGTCTACCTCATGGTTGATGGTTACCCCACGCAACAGGCTTTGATTTTTTATTATTGTTgccaccggaggcggctagtttattgtgcaccccatactcatcctgtgagcggtagcgcaaaaagcattacagagggcacaaaaggtctttatgagacctcatcttagattattacataaacaatttcttcaatccttcacaccttatagatacaatgtcagctagttacagagaaagtgctattacaagagctacatatttacagtaattcatcatacattaatggtaggtcttatcgctaatacataatagtttgaccaatggggatattagagtcataggggagcttctgtttattattagtcttcacaatacattacttgtttctgaatctcatatgtcgtttatctactggaagcgaaatgtgggtacagtgcaaggatttcaggtaatttatccatggtaataagataggttgccatatcatacagagtgagcttagatttatctctaaatggctcaattttactacaatccaagatatagtgttcgagtgtgtgtccctgtctttgtccacacactttacactttacttcattgttacggacccgagcccgacgtccgagcacggagcagtgacgaccgcgccatctgtgggtcagctcccgaaaccccctccaaatggccgccaccatctagtgaggacgagatatactggctacaagggctagtttcccgtcctaatcagctcataacacagccgctgctgacctctggtgaggcggcgcctagacagcaacgccatctatggaatggataggtaggcgtttgggtctgagccggtaagtgacgtgccctagagtgtccctcgtactgatgacgtgtctgattacagagtcgacctgggactgctgtaacgaacgttggatcagtctacccaaggcagtcgtctcgtctccaagtgtttgctgcagcagctgtgagtcgcccccagatgaacactgtggtgttaagctgcctgtgaagtggcagttgagggattgtcatacccgggactgactggtggagacgcttaaccactggggagttgtggcaaggagagtgatctgtgggatcacacgaggctcctgactagggatcgctaccctagtatcggtcgtggagtggcctaaccagcgctgctgtttggaacctgccagctaccggctggacttgtggttgatggcctccacgacggtgcccccagtggaactgcgaTTTGGCTgccccgtggccagggtagactcaagaggatcgaaggattcatagtgaggccacaagagcatcaagagcttagcatcgtgagcaccgtgaaagtccagagtcttcagaggaagactacgttgtgtattctagtgtttatacccccccccccccgtgtaatcgtttatatagtatttttggtgatggtaataattatattattaagttttttactttatttcccttccctctttaatttacttgcattacggatcacatcccttgaaagccactactggcttggggcaggatacccttcctctaacaacatcagagtaagaacccggttgcgacccgagagggccgtaacattcatctagatccctatacaagccgaacggcTCAACTAGGGTTCATGGTTGATGACTTAGTCAGCCATCTTTTGACCTTGTTAGTCAAATTTCCTCTTGAACACCATTAGTGATCTGTTAGGAATTAGAGTTAAGGAGAGGTTGTTGAAAAATCTTGGGTCCTTAATGTATATTGCCCTGTCACTAGTGAACATATTGCTCTCTTCTCGTTGGGGCTCTTTGGCTTGTCTCACCCCATTAAGCTGCCCATATTTATATCCACTTGCTTCTTTAGAGTCGAGGCTGCTGAACTAACGTGTAATGGACATTTGTATAACCAAGATAAGAACTTTAGccttatgtgagagagagagagtgagagagagagagagagagagagagagagagagagagagagagagagagagagagagagagagagagagagagagagagagagagagagagagagagagataagggccCCACGCCACCACACGGACCAGACCTCACCTGCACAGCCTCACACCTACACcaaggcctccaccacatctccctCACCCCAGCCCTCATAACACCACCCACATTCCTTTTCCATTAGTAAAATTAACCACCACATTTATACGATTAACTACCACATTAGCACGACTAACGAGCACGTTAACAGAGGCAACTGCTTCGTTAAGCTTAACATTAGAATGATAGAGATAATATTTACACATATATTAGTCGGTTACACTTCAGGCGAATATTAACAAGGTATGAATAATTATTGCAGTTAATTCGAGAACTATAACAATTATAGAGAGTATCAGTACAGTTATGGAACTATTAGGGGTATTGAGAGTATCAGTACGGTTAACGGAATATAAGGATTATGGAGAGTTAACGGAATATAAGGATTATGGAGAGTTAACGGTATATAAGGATTATGGAGAGTTAACGGTATACAAGGATTATGGAGAGTTAACGGTATATAAGGATTATGGAGAGTTAACGGTATATACGGATTATGGAGAGTTAACGGTATATAAGGATTATGGAGAGTTAACGGTATATACGGATTATGGAGAGTAAACGGTATATAAGGATTATGGAGAGTTAACGGTATATACGGATTATGGAGAGTTAACGGAATATAAGGATTATGGAGAGTTAACGGTATATAAGGATTATGGAGAGTTAACGGTATATACGGATTATGGAGAGTTAACGGTATATAAGGATTATGGAGAGTTAACGGTATATAAGGATTATGGAGAGTTAACGGTATATACGGATTATGGAGAGTTAACGGTATATAAGGATTATGGAGAGTTAACGGTATATACGGATTATGGAGAGTTAACGGTATATAAGGATTATGGAGAGTTAACGGAATATAAGGATTATGGAGAGTTAACGGAATATAAGGATTATGGAGAGTTAACGGAATATAAGGATTATGGAGAGTTAATGGAATATAAGGATTATGGGGAGTTAACAGAATATAAGGATTATGGAGAGTTAACGAACTATAAGGATTATGGAGAGTTAACGAACTATAAGGATTATGGAGAGTTAACGAACTATAAGGATTAATGAGAGAGTACGGTTAACGATGCATTATTGTGGTTGATGACAATTTTGCCGAGCGTTAACAAGACAAATCGGTTTAAAAATACCCATTATAGTGAGAGTTGTGTTCGGATAACCGTGTTCGGAGACCGTGTTCTTACGGCTACTATTACAATGCCATTATTAAAGATATTCGGTTAACCGGACTGAGATGGAAAGAGTCCGGATAAGGTTATAAAGCCCAGGAAATAACACCGTTTATGGCTTTCAATGGCCGTTGATCCTGATAATGACCGGAAGACAACGTTGGTCTCAGAGAACAGCTTGGTGTTCAGGGGAGACAACGTTGGTCTCAGAGAACAGCTTGGTATTCAAGGGAGACAACGTTGGTCACAGAGAACAGCTTGGTGTTCAAGGGAGACAACGTTGGTCTCAGAGAACAGCTTGGTGTTCAGGGGAGACAACGTTGGTCACAGAGAACAGCTTGGTGTTCAGGGGAGACAACGTTGGTCACAGAGAACAGCTTGGTGTTCAGGGGAGACAACGTTGGTCACAGAGAACAGCTTGGTGTTCAGGGGAGACAACGTTGGTCTCAGAGAACAGCTTGGTGTTCAAGGGAGACAACGTTGGTCTCAGAGAACAGCTTGGTGTTCAAGGGAGACAACGTTGGTCACAGAGAACAGCTTGGTGTTCAAGGGAGACAACGTTGGTCTCAGAGAACAGCTTGGTGTTCAAGGGAGACAACGTTGGTCACAGAGAACAGCTTGGTGTTCAAGGGAGACAACGTTGGTCACAGAGAACAGCTTGGTGTTCAAGGGAGACAACGTTGGTCTCAGAGAACAGCTTGGTGTTCAAGGGAGACAACGTTGGTCTCAGAGAACAGCTTGGTGTTCAAGGGAGACAACGTTGGTCACAGAGAACAGCTTGGTGTTCAAGGGAGACAACTTCAATTTTGATGAGAATAACCCAACCTCtgcgtgtactcacatagttgtgcttgcggaggttgagctttgtctctttggtcccgcctctcaactgtcaatcaactgatacctgcttgatggggttctgggagttcttctactccccaacttgtgacagtttggtccaccagactgttgcttggagcggcccgcaggcccacatacccaccacagcccggttgtggGTATGACaccagacaaatgtgaccatggtgttattgcacataaaatgcgttcaaaatgaattaccggaaaaataggcagatggatctacaatttcctgactagcagaacccaatgtgtaatagtcaacaaaataaaatccggtccatcaaccgtgaagagctcagtcccccagggtactgtgcttgctccagtactttttctcatcctcatatcggacatagacaagaacacaacctatagtactgtatcatccttcgcagatgacactaggatctttatgagagtagacaacacagaggacacggcaaacctccaatcagatgtaaatcaggtctttctatgggctacagaaaataatatggtgtttaacgaagataagttccagctcatgcgctacgcagtcaaatcataccgtagaacgaaaaggcaatgtaaaggatctgggtgtactcatggaggaagaccttacctttaaagaacacaataaagtagccgtcacaactgcaaaaaaaaaatgacagtttggataacaagaacctttcacaccagagatgctataccgatgatgatactcttcaagactctagtgctctctagagtggagtactgctgcacaatgacagcccctttcaaagctggagaaattgctgacctggagagcgtgcagagatcctttactgctagaatccactcagtaaaacatcttcaCTATTGGGAtcaactaaaatgcctaaatctgtattctcttgagcgcaggcgggagagatacataataatttacacgtggaaaatagtagaggggctggtcccaaacctgcacacagaaataacatcacatgagaccagaaggcatggcaggatgtgcagaataccccctgttaaagagcagaggtgcaacaagcattctgagagagaactctatgaacatcagaagcccgagactgttcaacacgcttccactacacataagggaaataactggccgacccctcacagtgttcaagagagaactatcaacatcagaggcccgagactgttcaacacgcttccactacacataaggggcataactggccgacccctcacagtgttcaagagagaactatcaacatcagaggcccgagactgttcaacacgcttccactacacataagggacataactggccgacccctcacagtgttcaagagagaactatcaacatcagaggcccgagactgttcaacacgcttccactacacataagggacataactggccgacccctcacagtgttcaagagagaactggataagcacctccaaaggatacctgatcaaccaggctgtgactcatatgttagGCTGCGAGGAGCCGCTTACGACAGtctagttgaccagtccagcaatgaggaggcccggtcgacgaccgggccgcgtggtcgctaagccccggaatcacctcaaggtaacctcaaggtaaggtaagttggGTTGAGTCGGTGTTCTCCCTGTGTCTGTGAACACTTCACCAGACACAGTCGGTGTTCTACCTGTGTCTGTGAACACTTCACCAGACACAGTCGGTGTTCTACCTGTGTCTGTGAACACTTCACCAGACACAGTCGGTGTTCTTCCTGTGTCTGTGAACACTTCACCAGACACAGTCGGTGTTCTACCTGTGTCTGTGAACACTTCACCAGACACAGTCGGTGTTCTACCTGTGTCTGTGAACACTTCACCAGACACAGTCGGTGTTCTACCTGTGTCTGTGAACACTACACCAGACACAGTCGGTGTTCTACCTCTGTGTCTGTGAACACTACACCAGACACAGTCGGTGTTCTACCTCTGTGTCTGTGAACACTACACCAGACACAGTCGGTGTTCTACCTCTGTGTCTGTGAACACTACACCAGACACAGTCGGTGTTCTACCTGTGTCTGTGAACACTACACCTGACACATGGAGTCGCTGTTTGAGTCCTCTGATATTAAGGTTTTCAACTTGGTGTAATAGGCAGCCCTCATTAGGTAGCGTCATTTTGCCATTGTTAAGCACCAAGATGGCCGCCGATCCTGCCTGATAACTTTAGCCAGTGCCATCCGCCCTAAGAGTAATCATTTAATATGGGTCTGACCTGTAATTATGGGCAATAGAAGATGATATGAGATGGGCGGAGGTGTGCAGGAGCCAGGTGGATCACAGATGGCTTGATCATACCATCTGCCACTCTCGGTCATTGTTGTAGAGGCACTAGAGGCATCAGGTGTTAAGGGCAGTTTCATCCAAGTTTACCATTGTATAATGTTTAATGTAAAACTATGTGCTGTGGTGAATGTTATGTTCTGTGGTGAATGTTATGTGCTGTGGTGAATGTTATGTTCTGTGGTGAATGTTATGTTCTGTGGTGAATGTTATGTGCTGTGGTGAATGTTATGTTCTGTGGTGAATGTTATGTGCTGTGGTGAATGTTATGTGCTGTGG carries:
- the LOC123771541 gene encoding coagulation factor V-like, with translation NSRTITIIESISTVMELLGVLRVSVRLTEYKDYGELTEYKDYGELTVYKDYGELTVYKDYGELTVYKDYGELTDYGELTVYTDYGELTEYKDYGELTVYKDYGELTVYTDYGELTVYKDYGELTVYKDYGELTVYTDYGELTVYKDYGELTVYTDYGELTVYKDYGELTEYKDYGELTEYKDYGELTEYKDYGELMEYKDYGELTEYKDYGELTNYKDYGELTNYKDYGELTNYKD